A stretch of Pseudolysobacter antarcticus DNA encodes these proteins:
- a CDS encoding DUF3297 family protein — protein sequence MSDTPPDRLDVNPKSKFYDAALLERGIGIRFNNEEKTNVEEYCISEGWIRVPVGKSLDRRGNAMTFKLKGEVVAYFQDIA from the coding sequence ATGAGCGACACGCCTCCCGATCGTCTGGATGTAAATCCTAAGAGCAAGTTTTACGACGCCGCATTGCTGGAGCGCGGTATCGGTATTCGTTTCAACAATGAAGAGAAAACCAACGTCGAGGAATACTGCATCAGCGAAGGTTGGATTCGCGTGCCGGTCGGCAAATCGCTGGACCGTCGCGGCAATGCGATGACGTTCAAGTTGAAGGGCGAAGTGGTTGCGTATTTTCAGGATATTGCCTGA
- a CDS encoding SDR family NAD(P)-dependent oxidoreductase, which translates to MIPDQIIQGLDAPANALVTGASSGIGLAVVRALLAHAQVARVIAVARTAEHNDALAALVARHGDRLVCLSADITRADDLTALAVRVAATTDRLHLIFNAAGILHAPGVRPEKSVVQLNAETLAEVFALNAFAPILLARALLPRLKHTQPSVLASLSARVGSIGDNQLGGWYAYRASKAAQNQLYRTLAVELRRTHPHTTCVLLHPGTVDTPLSLPFQSNVPTEKLFTPERAARQLLAIVAGLKPSDSGRFIAWDGRDIPW; encoded by the coding sequence ATGATTCCCGATCAGATTATTCAAGGGCTGGATGCTCCCGCAAACGCGCTCGTTACCGGCGCCAGTAGCGGCATCGGACTAGCGGTGGTGAGGGCTTTGCTCGCGCATGCGCAGGTGGCGCGCGTGATCGCGGTTGCGCGCACGGCCGAGCATAACGATGCGCTCGCCGCACTGGTCGCGCGGCACGGCGATCGGCTGGTTTGTTTATCTGCAGATATCACGCGCGCAGATGATCTCACCGCGCTTGCGGTACGCGTGGCGGCGACGACCGATCGCTTGCATCTGATTTTTAATGCCGCGGGTATTCTGCATGCGCCGGGTGTGCGACCCGAAAAATCGGTGGTGCAATTGAATGCCGAAACGCTGGCGGAAGTTTTTGCGTTGAACGCGTTTGCGCCGATCCTGCTGGCGCGCGCATTGCTGCCGCGCTTGAAGCATACGCAACCCAGCGTGCTGGCGTCGCTGTCAGCGCGGGTCGGCTCGATCGGTGACAACCAACTCGGCGGTTGGTATGCGTATCGCGCGTCGAAGGCGGCGCAAAACCAGCTCTACCGAACGCTGGCGGTCGAATTGCGGCGCACGCATCCGCACACAACATGCGTGCTGTTGCATCCGGGCACGGTGGATACTCCGCTGTCGCTGCCGTTTCAAAGCAATGTGCCGACGGAAAAGCTGTTCACGCCCGAACGCGCGGCGCGCCAGTTGCTGGCTATCGTGGCCGGATTAAAACCGTCCGACAGCGGGCGATTTATTGCGTGGGACGGCCGCGATATTCCGTGGTAA
- a CDS encoding DUF1801 domain-containing protein, translated as MARAIIVKKVGRTAAGKSVANPVGKSKPRAQKPIDPTPAQIVATTLPAAMTGRASPAKAKEGDDPVFAYIRSLPQPQRGIAERVDALAAKTLPALQRSVKWGMSWYGVGDGWCFCCGGFAGHVKLTFGRGTALKPVPPVTPIGMGKDSRGVDLESVDDLNERQVASWMKQAAAMPGFGGKKR; from the coding sequence GTGGCACGTGCAATTATCGTCAAGAAAGTCGGCCGCACGGCGGCTGGAAAATCAGTTGCCAACCCAGTCGGCAAGTCGAAGCCGAGGGCGCAAAAACCCATTGATCCCACGCCTGCGCAAATCGTCGCCACGACGCTGCCGGCCGCCATGACTGGCAGGGCAAGCCCCGCCAAGGCCAAAGAGGGAGACGACCCGGTTTTTGCGTACATCCGTAGCCTGCCGCAGCCGCAACGGGGCATCGCTGAGCGCGTCGATGCCCTGGCGGCCAAGACGCTGCCGGCGTTGCAGCGATCCGTGAAGTGGGGAATGTCGTGGTATGGCGTTGGTGACGGCTGGTGCTTCTGCTGCGGCGGCTTCGCCGGCCACGTCAAGCTCACGTTTGGGCGCGGAACCGCACTCAAGCCCGTACCACCAGTTACACCGATAGGGATGGGCAAGGACTCGCGGGGCGTGGACCTCGAATCGGTCGACGACCTCAACGAACGCCAGGTAGCGTCGTGGATGAAACAAGCCGCCGCGATGCCCGGCTTTGGAGGGAAAAAGCGATGA